From the Actinomycetota bacterium genome, one window contains:
- the murB gene encoding UDP-N-acetylmuramate dehydrogenase yields MAGDERGERALAVKGRLEGRLKGWLKERLPMSGLTSFRIGGPADVVVMPKGREDLALVARALVEEGADFLVVGRGSNLLVSDEGFRGVVLLLSRGMRRIRVKGKYEVEVESGCDLNALIRFCTEYGMSGLEKLAGIPGSVGGAVRMNAGALGTSIGERVSEIRLLRLGEGGVDEVSLGRREAAFAYREARGLGSRDIVYEVVLELEEGEKEKVRRRCEEAISWRRERQPLGQPSAGSVFLNPEGGAAGEIIERCGLKGARVGDAMVSPVHANFIVNVGSASAADVRGLITKIKEEVLRREGVELREEIVMVGFAEGGGG; encoded by the coding sequence TTGGCCGGGGATGAGCGCGGGGAGCGCGCCCTCGCCGTGAAGGGCAGGCTCGAGGGAAGGCTGAAGGGGTGGTTGAAGGAGAGACTCCCCATGTCCGGACTCACCTCCTTCCGCATCGGCGGGCCGGCGGACGTGGTGGTCATGCCCAAGGGGAGGGAAGATCTCGCGCTGGTGGCGAGGGCCCTGGTAGAGGAGGGAGCGGATTTCCTTGTCGTGGGAAGGGGGAGCAACCTCTTGGTCAGCGACGAGGGCTTCCGCGGAGTGGTGTTGTTGCTCTCGCGCGGCATGAGGAGGATACGCGTGAAGGGTAAATATGAGGTTGAGGTAGAAAGCGGTTGCGACCTCAACGCGCTGATAAGGTTTTGCACGGAATACGGGATGTCCGGCCTGGAGAAGCTTGCGGGCATTCCGGGAAGCGTGGGCGGCGCGGTACGCATGAACGCGGGCGCCCTGGGGACGTCCATCGGGGAGCGGGTCAGTGAGATAAGGCTCCTGCGGCTGGGGGAGGGGGGCGTGGACGAGGTGAGCCTGGGACGGCGGGAAGCCGCCTTCGCTTACCGCGAAGCCCGCGGGCTGGGAAGTCGGGACATCGTCTACGAGGTCGTCCTCGAGCTCGAGGAGGGGGAGAAGGAGAAGGTGCGGAGAAGATGCGAGGAGGCGATCTCCTGGCGCAGGGAGAGACAGCCCCTGGGACAGCCTTCGGCGGGGAGCGTGTTCCTCAACCCCGAGGGAGGTGCGGCGGGGGAGATCATCGAGAGGTGCGGGTTGAAGGGAGCGCGGGTGGGTGACGCCATGGTCTCGCCCGTGCATGCCAACTTCATCGTCAACGTGGGCAGTGCCTCCGCCGCGGACGTGCGCGGCCTGATCACGAAGATAAAGGAGGAAGTGCTGCGCCGCGAGGGAGTGGAGCTGCGCGAGGAGATCGTCATGGTGGGCTTCGCGGAGGGCGGGGGAGGATGA
- a CDS encoding FtsQ-type POTRA domain-containing protein, with translation MSAGRYAQKRGETRSRRGGRVEAAPGAARAAGTAKVGTGAGGARKGAAGRTFQEMAAPGRDGRGGLFVVEGGRGDGKRRGGDGRRGKGGKGTGAARRPTGSGRPETRPLAGSPRKAATVASPGKPEEREGAEKREKGSRFRVRTALAALLLASLALMLWVYMYTGVLNVAEVEVRGNQRLDAGYLRALSGVTSRTHLLRMDVKAVERALLSEPYVAEARVSRRFPRTVVLEVREKEPLGVVRQNGKYHLVDGEGMVLESRDEREGGLVEFPCRENQCLYPGVRLEDACFPQFAAVIRDMPGALRGAAETVDFLEGEGLVLHAGGTRIILGGADELARKLEIAWLALQEMTARYGRLAYIDVTYPDHPAMMQAE, from the coding sequence GTGAGCGCCGGCCGTTACGCGCAGAAGAGGGGGGAGACGCGGTCGCGCCGTGGCGGGCGCGTGGAGGCCGCGCCGGGTGCGGCGCGTGCGGCGGGAACGGCGAAGGTCGGGACTGGCGCCGGGGGGGCGAGGAAGGGAGCCGCGGGCAGGACCTTCCAGGAGATGGCGGCCCCGGGAAGGGACGGACGGGGCGGGCTCTTCGTCGTGGAGGGCGGAAGGGGTGACGGCAAAAGGCGGGGCGGGGACGGAAGGAGGGGAAAAGGGGGAAAGGGAACCGGCGCTGCCCGACGCCCCACGGGTTCCGGGCGCCCGGAAACCCGGCCCCTTGCCGGAAGCCCCCGGAAGGCGGCGACGGTGGCCTCCCCCGGGAAGCCCGAGGAGAGGGAGGGGGCGGAGAAAAGGGAAAAGGGTTCCCGTTTTCGGGTGAGAACGGCCCTGGCGGCGCTGCTCCTCGCCTCCCTTGCCCTCATGCTGTGGGTCTACATGTACACGGGAGTGCTCAACGTCGCCGAGGTGGAGGTGAGGGGTAACCAAAGGCTGGATGCCGGCTACCTGCGCGCGCTTTCGGGCGTCACCTCGCGGACCCACCTGCTGAGGATGGACGTGAAGGCGGTGGAGAGGGCGCTCCTCTCCGAGCCCTACGTGGCGGAGGCGAGGGTCAGCCGGCGCTTTCCGCGCACGGTGGTCCTGGAGGTGCGCGAGAAAGAGCCCCTGGGGGTGGTGAGGCAGAACGGGAAGTACCACCTGGTCGACGGGGAGGGGATGGTCCTGGAGAGCCGCGACGAGCGCGAGGGCGGATTGGTGGAGTTCCCGTGCCGCGAGAACCAGTGCCTTTACCCGGGCGTGCGGCTCGAGGACGCGTGCTTCCCGCAGTTCGCCGCTGTGATCCGCGACATGCCGGGTGCCCTTCGCGGGGCGGCGGAAACGGTGGACTTCCTGGAGGGAGAGGGGCTTGTCCTCCATGCGGGGGGAACCAGGATCATCCTCGGGGGCGCGGACGAGCTGGCGCGCAAGCTCGAGATCGCCTGGCTCGCGTTGCAGGAGATGACAGCCCGTTACGGCCGGCTGGCATACATAGACGTCACCTATCCCGACCACCCCGCCATGATGCAGGCGGAGTGA
- the murD gene encoding UDP-N-acetylmuramoyl-L-alanine--D-glutamate ligase, which yields MTVDALEGARLVLVVGLGVSGRAASDRLLREGKKVRINDVSTGDEVREAARQYAARGAEVVLGHHRPEVLEGVDLVVVSPGVRGRSTLLLEAEARGIPVWSEIELACRFARGPLIAVTGTNGKTTTVSMIERILDHAGMAAMAAGNIGHPLIAAVEEAGPGDPLVVEVSSFQLYYTRTFRPTVSVLLNIAEDHFDWHADLAEYTAAKSRIWMNQGPEDSLVCNRDDPLCLRAVQGAAAEILYFSKEDMGEAGVFLRRGTLYWRAPRRGAEGGEALPFMRAEELPLPGAHNLENAMAAVAAAAALGVSPRAAGEALRLFTGLPHRLQMVGEIGGVRFYDDSKATNPHAATRALGAFRQPLLLILGGRNKGLPFDQLARLLEERSRAGGLRMVYAIGEAAQEIAETLRGVGPSLPLRQAERLEDVFSDLPRRAKPGDVVLFSPACASFDRYRDYRERGRHFQELVEEYRRSLHG from the coding sequence TTGACGGTGGACGCCCTGGAGGGAGCGCGCCTGGTGCTGGTCGTGGGCCTGGGGGTGTCGGGCCGCGCGGCCTCGGACAGGCTGCTGCGCGAGGGAAAGAAGGTGAGGATAAACGACGTCTCCACGGGCGATGAGGTGCGGGAGGCGGCGCGGCAGTACGCCGCCAGGGGCGCCGAGGTCGTCCTCGGCCACCACCGGCCCGAGGTGCTGGAGGGGGTGGACCTTGTGGTGGTGAGCCCCGGCGTGCGGGGAAGGTCCACGTTGCTCCTGGAGGCGGAGGCCAGGGGGATCCCGGTCTGGAGCGAGATCGAGCTGGCCTGCAGGTTCGCGCGCGGGCCGCTCATAGCCGTCACCGGCACCAACGGCAAGACGACGACGGTGAGCATGATAGAGAGGATACTGGATCATGCCGGCATGGCCGCCATGGCGGCGGGCAACATCGGGCATCCCCTCATCGCCGCGGTGGAGGAGGCGGGGCCCGGGGACCCCCTGGTGGTGGAGGTCTCAAGCTTCCAGCTTTACTACACCCGTACCTTCCGCCCCACGGTGTCCGTGCTCCTCAACATTGCGGAAGACCACTTCGACTGGCACGCCGACCTCGCGGAGTACACGGCGGCCAAGAGCCGCATATGGATGAACCAAGGCCCGGAGGATAGTCTTGTGTGCAACCGCGATGATCCGCTGTGCCTGCGGGCCGTGCAGGGCGCCGCGGCCGAGATTTTATATTTTTCCAAGGAAGACATGGGGGAGGCGGGCGTTTTCCTCCGCCGGGGCACCCTCTACTGGCGCGCTCCCCGGCGCGGCGCTGAAGGCGGAGAGGCGCTTCCTTTCATGCGCGCCGAGGAACTGCCCCTGCCGGGGGCGCACAACCTGGAGAATGCCATGGCGGCCGTGGCCGCGGCGGCGGCGCTGGGGGTGAGCCCGAGGGCGGCGGGGGAGGCACTGCGCCTCTTCACGGGGCTCCCCCACCGCCTGCAGATGGTGGGGGAGATCGGGGGCGTGCGATTTTACGACGACTCCAAGGCCACCAATCCCCATGCCGCAACGCGGGCCCTGGGCGCCTTCAGGCAGCCCCTGCTGCTCATCCTGGGCGGGAGAAACAAGGGCCTTCCCTTCGACCAGCTCGCGCGCTTGCTGGAAGAGCGCTCGCGTGCGGGAGGGCTGAGGATGGTCTACGCGATAGGGGAGGCGGCGCAGGAGATAGCCGAGACGCTGCGCGGCGTGGGGCCGTCTCTGCCGCTGCGGCAGGCGGAGCGGCTCGAGGACGTCTTCTCCGACCTGCCGCGCAGGGCGAAGCCGGGGGACGTGGTCCTCTTCAGTCCCGCGTGCGCCTCCTTCGACCGCTACCGGGATTACAGGGAGCGCGGCAGGCATTTCCAGGAACTGGTAGAGGAGTACCGGAGGTCTCTTCATGGCTGA
- a CDS encoding phospho-N-acetylmuramoyl-pentapeptide-transferase has protein sequence MYRVMGALLVSLLVCIFGMPLFIGWLRKRGIGQYVREDGPQAHLAKEGTPTMGGVLIVVSTLVGFLLMAVRLTSGTGFALGLVIVACGLLGFADDATKLRYARSRGLRGRTKLFWQLLISIALAYLATRHFGVDSKLYFFRTQNVLCDLGPFYFLLVFLMLIGTSNAVNLTDGLDGLASGTTILVMTAYVLIAFTQFRNHHFLYQHVRSSLDIAIFAGAMMGSCVGFLWWNAPPAKIFMGDTGSLALGGSLATVAVLSKTELLLLVLGGLFVLEALSVIIQVLVYKTSRRRVFRMAPLHHHFELKGWSEVTTLIRLWIIAGFFVGIGFLVFYINYVGGK, from the coding sequence TTGTACCGGGTGATGGGAGCGCTCCTGGTAAGCCTGCTGGTGTGCATCTTCGGGATGCCCCTCTTCATCGGCTGGCTGCGGAAGCGCGGTATAGGTCAATACGTGAGGGAAGACGGCCCCCAGGCCCACCTGGCCAAGGAGGGGACGCCGACCATGGGAGGCGTGCTCATCGTCGTCTCCACCCTGGTCGGTTTCCTGCTCATGGCCGTGCGGTTGACCTCGGGGACGGGATTCGCCCTGGGCCTGGTCATCGTGGCCTGCGGCTTGCTCGGTTTCGCCGACGACGCCACCAAGCTACGCTACGCTCGCTCGCGCGGGCTGCGCGGCCGCACAAAGCTGTTCTGGCAACTGCTCATATCCATCGCCCTCGCCTACCTGGCGACCAGGCATTTCGGGGTGGACAGCAAGCTCTACTTCTTCCGCACCCAGAACGTTTTGTGCGACCTGGGCCCCTTCTATTTTCTTCTCGTCTTCCTGATGCTCATAGGCACGTCGAACGCGGTCAATCTCACCGACGGCCTGGACGGGCTCGCCTCCGGGACCACCATCCTGGTGATGACCGCCTACGTCCTCATCGCCTTCACGCAGTTCCGCAACCACCATTTCCTCTACCAGCACGTGCGGAGCTCGCTGGACATCGCCATCTTCGCCGGGGCCATGATGGGCAGCTGCGTGGGCTTTCTCTGGTGGAACGCGCCGCCGGCGAAGATATTCATGGGCGATACCGGGTCCCTGGCCCTGGGGGGGAGCCTGGCCACGGTGGCCGTTCTCTCCAAGACGGAGCTTCTCCTGCTGGTGCTGGGCGGCCTCTTCGTGCTCGAGGCCCTTTCTGTCATCATCCAGGTTCTCGTGTACAAGACCAGCCGGCGCCGGGTCTTCAGGATGGCACCCCTGCATCACCATTTCGAGCTCAAGGGGTGGTCGGAGGTGACCACCCTCATCAGGTTGTGGATAATCGCCGGCTTCTTCGTGGGGATCGGTTTTCTCGTTTTCTATATCAATTACGTGGGGGGGAAATGA
- a CDS encoding UDP-N-acetylmuramate--L-alanine ligase: MTSPGRVHFIGIGGAGMSAIAAVLLARGVEVTGSDLKESRNTAHLGELGARICIGHRPENVEGADLVVVSSAVPEGNRELARARELGLPVLPRAAMLARIMEEGKGIAVAGTHGKTTTTSMVAMILDQAGMDPTYVVGGELNDVGSNAHAGKGGYVVAEADESDGSFLLLKPWAAVVTNVEADHLDFFREPGMVREYFARFVSRVSPHGMVVLGGDDAGARSLLGLSGATEITFGEGGENDYRFRDLRLFAGGSSFRVLCRGEELGEVRLEIPGLHNVYNALAAAALAHAMGVGFPVIAKALASFRGVRRRYQRVGEVGGVRIVDDYAHHPSEVISTLQAAAMERERRLVCLFQPHRYSRTAALWRDFGRAFSHADLLILTDVYAAGEDPLPGVDGKLILNAVLEEEPAKQVVYVPRRSSLGEAALRFIRPGDLVLTMGAGDISLCATEIARLLQEREEAIGRG, translated from the coding sequence ATGACTTCCCCCGGGAGGGTCCACTTCATCGGCATCGGGGGCGCGGGTATGAGCGCCATCGCCGCGGTTCTCCTGGCCAGGGGGGTGGAGGTTACCGGCTCCGACCTCAAGGAATCCCGCAACACGGCGCACCTCGGGGAGCTGGGCGCGAGGATATGCATAGGCCACCGGCCGGAAAACGTGGAGGGGGCGGACCTGGTGGTGGTCTCCTCAGCGGTGCCCGAGGGGAACCGGGAGCTGGCGCGCGCCCGCGAGCTGGGTCTGCCGGTGCTTCCCCGCGCGGCCATGCTCGCGCGTATCATGGAGGAGGGAAAGGGTATCGCGGTGGCGGGCACACACGGCAAGACCACCACCACCTCCATGGTGGCCATGATCCTGGATCAGGCGGGGATGGATCCCACCTACGTGGTGGGCGGCGAGTTGAACGACGTGGGAAGCAACGCCCACGCCGGCAAGGGCGGGTACGTGGTGGCGGAGGCGGACGAGAGCGACGGGTCCTTTCTCCTCCTGAAGCCCTGGGCCGCCGTCGTCACCAACGTCGAGGCGGACCACCTGGATTTCTTCCGTGAACCGGGCATGGTGAGGGAATATTTCGCGCGCTTCGTATCCCGGGTCTCCCCGCACGGCATGGTGGTCCTCGGGGGAGACGACGCGGGCGCGCGCTCCCTGCTGGGCCTGAGCGGGGCCACGGAGATAACCTTCGGGGAGGGCGGGGAGAACGACTACCGCTTCCGGGACCTGCGGCTCTTCGCGGGCGGTAGTTCCTTCCGGGTCCTTTGCCGGGGCGAGGAGCTCGGCGAAGTGCGACTGGAGATACCTGGATTGCACAACGTGTACAACGCCTTGGCGGCGGCCGCCCTCGCCCACGCCATGGGGGTGGGTTTTCCCGTCATCGCGAAAGCCCTCGCTTCCTTCCGCGGCGTGCGGCGCCGTTACCAGAGGGTGGGCGAGGTGGGCGGAGTGCGTATCGTGGACGATTACGCCCACCATCCCTCCGAGGTCATCTCCACGCTGCAGGCCGCGGCCATGGAGAGGGAACGGCGGCTGGTCTGCCTCTTTCAACCCCATCGCTATTCGCGCACGGCGGCGCTGTGGAGGGATTTCGGCAGGGCTTTCTCCCATGCCGACCTGCTCATTCTCACCGATGTCTATGCCGCGGGCGAGGACCCCTTGCCGGGAGTGGACGGCAAGCTCATCCTCAACGCCGTGCTGGAGGAGGAACCCGCCAAGCAGGTGGTTTACGTCCCGAGGAGGTCGTCGCTGGGCGAGGCGGCGTTGCGTTTCATCCGCCCCGGAGACCTCGTCCTGACCATGGGCGCGGGAGATATATCCCTCTGCGCCACCGAGATCGCCCGTCTTCTGCAGGAAAGGGAGGAAGCGATTGGCCGGGGATGA
- a CDS encoding D-alanine--D-alanine ligase, with amino-acid sequence MKRIAVLMGGLSREREVSLRSGVAVAAALRGLGHEVREVDLGPSAVEQLLALQGEVDAAFLALHGRLGEDGTVQGLLELLAIPYTGSGVLASALAMDKRMSKQVFRAHGIPVADDVSISAAEITACGAGRVAEGIAVDLGFPCIVKPNCEGSTLGIFRARNVEELEEALEGALAFDRLLLVERYIEGREMTVGLLGEEPLALPVLEVVASKGIYDYECKYTSGMTEYIVPAPIPESLSLELQRLAVRAHAALGCEGMSRVDFMVDGDGNPYCLEVNTIPGMTELSLVPKAAAAAGYSFADVVEMILSTARLKVDREACEGDARKGEGAS; translated from the coding sequence ATGAAGAGGATAGCGGTCCTCATGGGCGGGCTTTCCAGGGAGCGGGAGGTTTCCCTGCGCTCGGGAGTGGCCGTCGCGGCGGCCCTGAGGGGGCTGGGCCACGAGGTGCGGGAGGTGGACCTGGGGCCGTCGGCGGTGGAGCAGTTGCTGGCGTTGCAAGGGGAGGTGGACGCGGCCTTCCTCGCCCTGCACGGGCGCCTGGGGGAAGACGGCACCGTGCAGGGGCTCCTGGAGCTCCTCGCCATCCCCTATACCGGCTCCGGCGTCCTGGCCAGCGCGCTGGCCATGGACAAGCGCATGTCCAAGCAGGTCTTCCGGGCCCACGGCATCCCGGTCGCGGACGACGTGAGCATAAGCGCGGCGGAGATAACCGCGTGCGGCGCGGGGCGGGTCGCGGAAGGGATCGCGGTCGACCTCGGCTTCCCCTGTATCGTGAAGCCGAACTGCGAGGGCTCCACCCTGGGCATCTTTCGCGCGCGCAACGTGGAGGAGCTGGAAGAGGCCCTGGAAGGCGCCCTCGCTTTCGACCGCCTGCTGCTGGTGGAGAGGTATATCGAGGGGAGGGAGATGACGGTCGGCCTTCTGGGGGAGGAGCCGCTGGCGCTGCCCGTCCTGGAAGTCGTTGCCAGCAAGGGGATCTACGACTACGAGTGCAAGTACACCTCGGGAATGACCGAGTACATCGTGCCCGCTCCCATCCCGGAGAGCCTCTCCCTCGAGCTGCAGAGGCTGGCGGTGCGCGCCCACGCCGCCCTCGGCTGCGAGGGGATGTCCCGCGTTGATTTCATGGTGGACGGGGACGGGAACCCCTACTGTCTCGAGGTGAACACCATTCCGGGCATGACCGAGTTGAGCCTGGTGCCGAAGGCCGCGGCCGCCGCGGGGTATTCCTTCGCCGACGTGGTGGAGATGATCCTTTCCACCGCGCGCCTCAAGGTGGACCGCGAGGCGTGCGAGGGGGATGCGCGGAAAGGAGAAGGGGCATCGTGA
- a CDS encoding UDP-N-acetylglucosamine--N-acetylmuramyl-(pentapeptide) pyrophosphoryl-undecaprenol N-acetylglucosamine transferase, producing the protein MRVAICGGGTGGHLHPLLAVAEELASLEGTEVTLYLNRKSPAAAAMPRCRVVVLRVSGFARSLRWRNVRAARELAGALLECRRDMRRARPQVALAFGGYASLPGALAALSLRVPLVIHEQNVIPGLANRLLAPLARVITVSFAETLAARPRWRGKAVVTGNPLLRRGDGGGEEDPYRHFGLEEGRKTLAVVGGSQGAASLNRAVLEALPAWKDREDLQVLHAVGRDKYQDFMAEVAKVDYGGLIYRPLAFVERMDLLYRVADLVVCRAGASTVAELAEAGRGAILVPYPHATASHQDANAEVLRRCGAAVVVPDGELDGGRLREEVERLLGEEGRLREMGEAARREARPLAASHVAETALALVGEGR; encoded by the coding sequence GTGAGAGTGGCGATTTGCGGCGGGGGAACCGGAGGCCACCTTCACCCCCTGCTCGCGGTGGCAGAGGAGCTCGCATCGCTTGAGGGAACGGAGGTGACCCTCTATCTCAACCGCAAGTCACCCGCGGCGGCCGCGATGCCGCGCTGCCGGGTGGTGGTGTTGCGGGTGAGCGGCTTTGCACGCAGCCTGCGCTGGAGGAACGTGCGGGCGGCACGCGAGCTCGCCGGCGCCTTGCTGGAGTGCCGGCGCGACATGCGCCGCGCGCGACCGCAGGTGGCGCTGGCTTTCGGGGGTTACGCCAGCCTCCCGGGGGCCCTTGCCGCGTTGAGCCTGCGGGTGCCCCTGGTGATACACGAGCAGAACGTGATACCCGGCCTGGCCAACCGCCTGCTGGCCCCACTGGCCCGGGTGATCACCGTCTCCTTCGCGGAAACCCTCGCGGCGCGCCCTCGCTGGCGCGGGAAGGCGGTGGTAACCGGAAACCCCCTGCTCAGGAGGGGGGATGGGGGCGGGGAAGAGGACCCCTACCGCCACTTCGGGCTGGAGGAAGGGAGGAAGACGCTGGCGGTGGTGGGCGGCAGCCAGGGCGCGGCCTCGTTGAACCGTGCGGTGCTGGAAGCCCTTCCCGCCTGGAAGGACCGGGAAGACCTGCAGGTCCTGCACGCGGTGGGCAGGGACAAGTACCAGGATTTCATGGCCGAGGTGGCGAAAGTGGACTACGGGGGTCTGATATACCGGCCCCTTGCTTTCGTGGAGCGCATGGACCTCCTCTACCGGGTGGCGGACCTGGTGGTGTGCAGGGCCGGAGCGTCGACCGTCGCCGAGCTGGCGGAGGCGGGGAGAGGGGCGATACTTGTCCCCTATCCCCACGCGACCGCCTCGCACCAGGACGCCAACGCGGAGGTGCTGCGCCGTTGCGGCGCCGCCGTGGTGGTCCCCGACGGTGAGCTGGACGGCGGGCGCCTGCGGGAGGAGGTGGAGAGGTTGCTGGGAGAGGAAGGAAGGTTGCGCGAGATGGGAGAGGCGGCGCGACGGGAGGCGAGGCCGCTGGCCGCCTCGCACGTGGCCGAAACGGCGCTTGCCCTGGTCGGGGAGGGGAGATGA
- the ftsW gene encoding putative lipid II flippase FtsW → MADRQHARAERDRAQRPPQALVDARRRKAERETAGRGVSGAQTLGRKVVPLEKRARRTRKAGLTGTDYTLLSLVILMSLYGMVMIFSASSGSALHHYGSSYYFLVRQAAWFGVGMVALAALASMDYRKLLKASPLLVIVSLAALAAVLALGKEVYGSKRSLVLGPLVIQPSELTKMSLLLFAVYWYGRKKASLESWREIFFPVLAVTAAACLLIILEPDLGSMLIAGLSAFTVLYLAGAKRGKVFVLAVSSLGLTLLFIRISHYRWNRFLAFLDPWSAPREGGFHIIQSLLALGSGRVAGLGLGMSRQKFFYLPNAHTDFIFSIIGEELGLVGSLTVVGLFAVFIYLGLKIARGAEDGFGRLLAMGITCVIGAQALVNMGAACGVMPITGITLPFFSYGGSSLVICLCLAGILISVSRHGGKAGPGADRRRRRESGDLRRGNRRPPSPPARGGRGARIA, encoded by the coding sequence ATGGCTGATCGCCAGCATGCACGCGCGGAACGCGACAGGGCCCAGCGCCCCCCGCAGGCCCTGGTGGATGCGAGGCGGCGCAAGGCGGAGAGGGAGACGGCAGGGAGGGGGGTTTCCGGGGCGCAAACCCTCGGGCGCAAGGTGGTACCGCTCGAGAAAAGGGCGAGGAGAACGCGCAAGGCGGGACTCACCGGCACCGACTACACCCTGCTGTCCCTGGTCATCCTCATGTCCCTCTACGGGATGGTGATGATCTTCTCGGCGAGCTCCGGATCCGCGCTGCACCACTACGGCTCCAGCTACTACTTCCTCGTGCGGCAGGCCGCATGGTTCGGGGTGGGGATGGTTGCCCTGGCCGCGCTGGCCAGCATGGACTACCGCAAGCTCCTGAAGGCGTCGCCGTTGCTGGTGATCGTCTCGCTGGCGGCGCTTGCCGCCGTGCTCGCCCTCGGCAAGGAGGTTTACGGGTCCAAGCGCTCCCTGGTCCTGGGGCCGCTGGTCATCCAGCCCTCGGAGCTGACCAAGATGTCCCTGCTGCTCTTCGCCGTCTACTGGTACGGGCGCAAGAAGGCGAGCCTGGAGAGCTGGCGGGAGATATTCTTTCCCGTGCTCGCCGTCACCGCGGCCGCCTGCCTGCTGATCATCCTCGAGCCCGACCTCGGGAGCATGCTCATCGCGGGGCTTTCCGCTTTCACCGTCCTTTATCTTGCTGGCGCGAAGCGGGGGAAGGTCTTCGTACTGGCAGTGTCGAGCCTGGGCCTCACGCTTCTTTTCATCCGCATTTCCCATTACCGCTGGAACCGTTTCCTCGCCTTCCTGGATCCATGGAGCGCTCCGCGCGAGGGGGGGTTCCACATCATCCAGTCCCTGCTGGCCCTGGGTTCGGGGAGGGTAGCCGGCCTGGGGCTGGGCATGAGCCGCCAGAAGTTCTTCTACCTTCCCAACGCGCACACCGATTTCATCTTCTCCATCATCGGGGAGGAGCTTGGACTGGTGGGTTCCCTCACCGTCGTCGGCCTCTTCGCCGTCTTCATCTACCTGGGGCTTAAGATAGCACGGGGGGCGGAAGACGGTTTCGGGCGCTTGCTGGCCATGGGCATCACGTGCGTCATCGGCGCGCAGGCCCTGGTCAACATGGGGGCCGCCTGCGGGGTGATGCCCATCACGGGAATAACCCTCCCTTTCTTCAGCTACGGGGGGTCGTCCCTGGTGATCTGCCTCTGCCTGGCCGGTATACTCATAAGCGTTTCCCGGCACGGCGGTAAGGCCGGGCCGGGAGCGGACAGGAGGAGACGACGTGAGAGTGGCGATTTGCGGCGGGGGAACCGGAGGCCACCTTCACCCCCTGCTCGCGGTGGCAGAGGAGCTCGCATCGCTTGA